In Blastopirellula sp. J2-11, a single genomic region encodes these proteins:
- a CDS encoding lysophospholipid acyltransferase family protein, translated as MNLTAPFLAALAKVFAGPSVRWVDCQPDTCQRVYFANHTSHLDPIVIWASLPPDVRRVTRPIAAKDYWSRGWFRRHLARSLNAMLIDRDKIKVHQSPVDLMIREIGDQYSLIVFPEGTRGHSDSGEIRGFKSGIYYLNKKRPDLELVPVYMDNMNRILPRGEYLPVPMLSRVVFGPPIWLEQGETKNDFLARARQSVLRLRDV; from the coding sequence CTGAATCTCACTGCACCATTTCTGGCGGCGCTGGCGAAGGTATTCGCAGGCCCCAGCGTGCGCTGGGTCGACTGCCAACCTGACACGTGTCAGCGGGTCTATTTTGCGAATCATACGAGCCATCTTGATCCGATCGTGATTTGGGCGTCGCTGCCTCCAGACGTTCGTCGGGTCACACGTCCGATCGCAGCCAAAGACTATTGGTCGCGTGGTTGGTTCCGTCGTCATCTGGCCCGTTCGCTGAATGCGATGCTGATTGATCGCGACAAAATCAAAGTTCACCAAAGCCCGGTCGACTTGATGATTCGCGAAATCGGCGACCAATATTCGCTGATCGTCTTTCCGGAAGGAACGCGCGGTCATAGCGATAGCGGCGAGATTCGCGGCTTCAAAAGCGGCATCTATTATCTGAATAAGAAGCGACCTGACCTGGAATTGGTTCCCGTCTACATGGACAATATGAACCGCATCTTGCCGCGCGGCGAATACCTGCCGGTGCCGATGTTAAGTCGCGTCGTATTTGGCCCTCCGATCTGGCTGGAGCAAGGGGAAACGAAAAATGATTTTCTGGCGCGTGCGCGCCAATCGGTGCTGCGACTGCGTGACGTTTGA
- a CDS encoding glycosyltransferase produces the protein MSRYVRKPLHRRGPLRVMFITTSMPVGGAETLLVNLIRRLDRTRFSPELCCTKERGPLGEELSLEIPTFEHLLSGKYDLRVLPRMIELFRFRQIDAIVTVGAGDKMFWGRLAAYLAGVPVIASAIHSTGWPDSINWLNRRLTGVTDRFIGVADPHGKHLVEVEGFPPAKVVVIRNGIDTARFRPHVEARRKLRRELQITETAPVCGIVAALRPEKDHRLFVTAAAKVLETAPEARFLIVGDGPERPAIEAKCRELNVERQVILTGSRSDIPELLAACDLFALTSKNEASPVSILEAMSVELPIVAPRVGSIPQAVDEGANGLLYPASDLAAVTAALQQLLLDPTRMRQMGKSARDKAIRYGSLETMVDGYESLIESVYAAKYPESAAMSSRSGYAEIPASTA, from the coding sequence ATGAGCCGCTACGTCCGCAAACCGCTCCACCGTCGCGGCCCGCTGCGCGTGATGTTTATCACCACCAGCATGCCGGTTGGCGGCGCCGAAACGTTGTTGGTCAACCTGATTCGCCGACTGGATCGAACTCGCTTTTCGCCCGAGTTGTGCTGCACCAAAGAGCGCGGCCCACTGGGAGAAGAACTAAGCCTCGAGATCCCTACCTTTGAACATTTGCTGAGCGGCAAGTACGATCTGCGGGTCTTGCCGCGGATGATTGAGCTCTTTCGTTTTCGTCAGATCGACGCGATCGTCACGGTCGGCGCAGGCGACAAAATGTTTTGGGGGCGCCTGGCCGCTTACTTGGCCGGCGTGCCGGTGATCGCTTCGGCGATCCATTCGACCGGGTGGCCCGATTCGATCAATTGGCTCAATCGTCGTTTGACCGGCGTCACCGATCGTTTTATCGGAGTTGCGGATCCTCACGGCAAACATCTGGTCGAAGTCGAAGGCTTTCCGCCCGCCAAAGTGGTCGTCATTCGCAACGGTATCGATACCGCTCGCTTCCGACCTCACGTCGAAGCGCGGCGCAAATTGCGCCGCGAGTTGCAAATCACCGAGACCGCTCCTGTTTGCGGCATCGTCGCGGCGCTGCGTCCCGAAAAAGATCATCGCTTGTTCGTGACGGCGGCGGCGAAAGTTTTGGAAACGGCGCCGGAAGCTCGTTTTTTGATCGTCGGCGATGGTCCCGAGCGCCCCGCGATCGAAGCGAAATGTCGCGAGTTAAACGTTGAGCGTCAAGTGATTCTAACCGGCAGCCGAAGCGATATCCCCGAGCTGTTGGCCGCCTGCGATCTGTTTGCGCTCACCTCGAAAAACGAAGCAAGTCCCGTTTCGATCCTCGAAGCGATGTCGGTCGAACTGCCGATCGTCGCTCCGCGTGTCGGCAGCATTCCGCAAGCGGTTGACGAAGGCGCCAACGGCCTGCTTTACCCGGCCAGCGACCTGGCGGCCGTCACCGCAGCGCTGCAGCAGTTGCTTTTGGATCCCACTCGAATGCGGCAAATGGGGAAGTCAGCGCGTGACAAAGCGATCCGCTACGGCTCTCTGGAAACGATGGTCGACGGCTACGAATCACTGATCGAGTCGGTTTATGCGGCGAAATACCCGGAATCCGCAGCAATGAGCTCTCGCTCTGGATATGCCGAAATACCTGCATCTACTGCGTAA